The proteins below are encoded in one region of Alistipes communis:
- a CDS encoding peroxiredoxin family protein: MYRSFGIFGLSAALFVAAASCSRMQSFELSGRIDGLQVGDTLRFERVLLPEWNYEPAFDVVVGEAGAFAYRGEQAHDGYYSMTYHPKSGRAADADRRGKSMIVTGGDRITLTGTAEAIYYCTLGGGIYDDPALSELLYVADSLGRIRSGYSENARAAFARGDQAEGRRWNELFNRFYADDPGAARKRALNENYRKGHPQGTLYLLVDRIPTVAYRPLAESRAFYESLSEELKSSYFGGVYADFLQRMESLAVGQPAPDFSLVTTRGEAISKADFAGGYVLFYHWGMCPGSIWIDGQVRDLYAAYKDRGLRMVGLTESVDTIRRVYEGLPDDESAAGMRSALAGMLAHGWPEIEVEIDRPENGRMLERYAIEGWPAFVLIAPDGTIAARGYTEAFFSAKEILAGALGGTHPE; encoded by the coding sequence ATGTACCGGTCTTTCGGAATTTTCGGACTCTCCGCCGCACTGTTCGTGGCGGCGGCCTCCTGTTCACGCATGCAATCTTTCGAGCTGAGCGGCCGTATCGACGGCCTGCAAGTCGGCGATACGCTCCGTTTCGAACGTGTCCTGCTTCCGGAGTGGAACTACGAACCGGCCTTCGACGTCGTGGTCGGGGAGGCGGGTGCGTTCGCCTATCGGGGCGAGCAGGCGCACGACGGTTACTACTCGATGACCTATCATCCGAAAAGCGGCAGGGCCGCCGATGCGGATCGTCGGGGCAAGTCGATGATCGTGACAGGCGGCGACCGGATCACGCTGACCGGTACGGCGGAGGCGATCTATTACTGTACTCTCGGCGGCGGTATCTACGACGATCCCGCGCTTTCCGAACTGTTGTACGTCGCGGATTCGCTCGGTCGGATTCGGAGCGGTTACAGCGAAAATGCGCGTGCAGCTTTCGCACGCGGCGACCAAGCGGAGGGCCGGAGGTGGAACGAACTCTTCAATCGGTTTTATGCCGACGATCCGGGCGCCGCACGCAAACGCGCATTGAACGAGAATTATCGGAAAGGGCACCCGCAGGGGACGCTTTATCTGCTCGTCGACCGGATTCCCACGGTGGCCTACCGGCCGTTGGCCGAGTCGCGCGCATTCTACGAGTCGCTGTCAGAGGAGTTGAAGTCGAGCTACTTCGGCGGTGTGTACGCCGACTTCCTGCAACGGATGGAGAGCCTCGCCGTCGGGCAGCCGGCACCCGATTTCTCGCTCGTGACAACGCGGGGCGAGGCGATCTCCAAGGCCGATTTCGCGGGCGGCTACGTGCTGTTCTACCATTGGGGGATGTGTCCCGGTTCGATCTGGATCGACGGGCAGGTGCGCGATCTCTATGCGGCCTACAAGGATCGGGGGCTGCGTATGGTGGGGCTGACCGAGTCGGTCGATACGATCCGGCGCGTGTACGAGGGGCTGCCCGACGACGAGAGTGCGGCCGGGATGCGCTCGGCGCTGGCCGGAATGCTGGCGCACGGGTGGCCCGAGATCGAGGTCGAGATCGACCGGCCGGAGAACGGGCGGATGTTGGAGCGGTATGCGATCGAGGGGTGGCCTGCCTTCGTGCTCATCGCACCCGACGGGACGATCGCGGCCCGCGGATATACGGAGGCGTTTTTCAGCGCGAAGGAGATTCTGGCGGGTGCTTTGGGCGGGACGCATCCCGAGTGA
- the rnhA gene encoding ribonuclease HI, whose amino-acid sequence MLDITIYTDGSALGNPGPGGYGAVLLSGPFRKEMSAGFRLTTNNRMELMAVCVALEALKFAGSDVVVYSDSKYVVDAVTKGWVFGWEKKGFAGKKNPDLWRRFLGVYRHHRVRFVWVKGHAETVENNRCDQMAVAAANGRDLLVDTGYEEARQEG is encoded by the coding sequence ATTTTGGATATTACGATCTATACCGACGGTTCGGCACTGGGAAATCCCGGTCCGGGAGGTTACGGGGCGGTGCTGCTGAGCGGGCCGTTCCGCAAGGAGATGTCGGCCGGTTTCCGGCTGACGACCAACAACCGTATGGAGTTGATGGCCGTGTGCGTCGCGCTCGAAGCGCTGAAATTCGCGGGGAGCGACGTGGTGGTCTACTCCGATTCGAAATACGTCGTCGACGCCGTCACGAAGGGCTGGGTCTTCGGCTGGGAGAAGAAGGGGTTCGCCGGAAAGAAGAATCCCGATCTGTGGCGGCGATTTCTCGGCGTATACCGCCATCACCGTGTGCGTTTCGTTTGGGTGAAAGGGCATGCCGAGACAGTGGAGAACAACCGCTGCGACCAGATGGCCGTGGCGGCGGCCAACGGGCGCGATCTGCTGGTCGATACGGGCTACGAGGAGGCGCGGCAGGAGGGGTGA
- a CDS encoding valine--tRNA ligase — MQIADKYAPQEIEQKWYDYWERHGLFHSEPDAREPYTVVIPPPNVTGMLHMGHMLNNTLQDVLIRRARMQGKNACWVPGMDHASIATEAKVVAKLKERGIEKSSLTREKFLEYAWEWKEQYGGVILRQLRKLGASCDWDRTCFTMDDIRTEGVIKVFCDLYRKGRIYRGVRMVNWDPAARTALSDEEVVFKESHGKLYYLRYAVEGTDKYLVVATTRPETILGDTALCVNPDDERYEWLSQDARVVVPLVGRSIPVIRDTYVDIAFGTGALKVTPAHDVNDYMLGEKYGLETIDIFNDDGTINGKVGIYEGMDRFELRRVIEGDLQHAGLLEKTEEYTNNVGYSERTGVAIEPKLSMQWFLSMEELAKPATRAVMEDEIRFVPEKYKNIYRHWMENIKDWCISRQLWWGQRIPAYYLPKGGYVVAETAEEALALAREKTGDAALQLGDLRQDEDVLDTWFSSWLWPISVFDGIRNPDNEEIRYYYPTADLVTGPDIIFFWVARMIMAGYEYRGEKPFGNVYFTGIVRDKIGRKMSKQLGNSPDPLDLIAQYGADGMRVAMLLSSSAGNDVMFDEALCEQGRNFGNKIWNAYRLVNGWTVDGTLAQSDNDRLAGEWFRQTLRRAVAELDGDFGSYRISEAFMLLYKLFWDDFSGWYLEMIKPAYGAPIDPRTVDEAKGFFDALLRLLHPFMPFVTEEIWQDLAPRAAGESIMVARQPQADGQADEALLARFELVKETITAVRNIRKQKNLPQREALTLEVIADANYPADYAPVLTKMANLSAIERVAEKDAAAAAFIVKTTQYFVPLGDRIDREAEIAKLGEELTYYEGFLQSVERKLSNERFVQSAPAAVVEKERAKKADAEAKIAAIREQLAALN; from the coding sequence ATGCAGATTGCCGACAAATACGCTCCGCAGGAGATCGAGCAGAAATGGTACGACTACTGGGAGCGGCACGGACTGTTCCACTCCGAACCCGATGCGCGCGAACCCTATACGGTCGTCATTCCGCCGCCCAACGTGACGGGGATGCTCCACATGGGCCACATGCTCAACAATACGTTGCAGGACGTGCTGATCCGCCGCGCCCGCATGCAGGGAAAAAATGCCTGCTGGGTGCCGGGTATGGACCACGCCTCGATCGCTACCGAGGCGAAGGTGGTGGCCAAGCTCAAGGAGCGCGGCATCGAGAAGTCGTCGCTCACGCGCGAGAAGTTCCTCGAATACGCGTGGGAGTGGAAGGAGCAGTACGGCGGCGTAATTCTGCGGCAGCTGCGCAAGCTGGGGGCTTCGTGCGACTGGGACCGCACCTGTTTCACGATGGACGACATCCGCACCGAGGGGGTCATCAAGGTCTTCTGCGACCTCTACCGCAAGGGGCGCATCTACCGCGGCGTGCGCATGGTCAACTGGGATCCCGCGGCCAGGACCGCGCTGTCGGACGAAGAGGTGGTCTTCAAGGAGTCGCACGGCAAGCTCTACTACCTGCGCTATGCGGTCGAGGGGACGGACAAGTACCTCGTCGTGGCTACGACGCGCCCCGAGACCATTCTGGGCGATACGGCGCTGTGCGTCAATCCCGACGACGAGCGCTACGAGTGGCTGTCGCAGGACGCCCGCGTGGTGGTGCCGCTCGTCGGGCGCTCGATTCCGGTGATCCGCGACACGTATGTCGACATCGCCTTCGGTACGGGTGCCTTGAAGGTGACGCCGGCGCACGACGTGAACGACTACATGCTGGGCGAGAAATACGGGTTGGAGACGATCGACATCTTCAACGACGACGGGACGATCAACGGCAAGGTGGGTATTTACGAAGGGATGGATCGCTTCGAGCTGCGCCGCGTGATCGAGGGCGACCTGCAACATGCCGGCCTGCTCGAAAAGACCGAGGAGTACACGAACAACGTGGGCTACTCCGAGCGCACGGGCGTGGCCATCGAGCCGAAGCTTTCGATGCAGTGGTTCCTTTCGATGGAGGAGCTGGCGAAGCCCGCCACGCGCGCCGTCATGGAGGACGAAATCCGTTTCGTCCCCGAAAAATACAAGAATATCTACCGTCACTGGATGGAGAACATCAAGGACTGGTGCATCTCGCGCCAGTTGTGGTGGGGGCAGCGCATTCCCGCCTACTACCTGCCCAAGGGCGGTTACGTGGTGGCCGAAACGGCCGAGGAGGCGCTGGCGCTGGCCCGCGAGAAGACGGGTGACGCCGCGTTGCAGCTCGGCGACCTGCGGCAGGACGAGGACGTGCTCGACACGTGGTTCTCGTCGTGGCTGTGGCCGATTTCGGTCTTCGACGGCATCCGCAACCCCGACAACGAGGAGATTCGCTACTACTACCCGACGGCCGATCTGGTGACGGGCCCCGACATCATCTTCTTCTGGGTGGCGCGCATGATCATGGCCGGTTACGAATATCGCGGCGAGAAGCCCTTCGGCAACGTCTATTTCACCGGCATCGTGCGCGACAAGATCGGACGCAAGATGTCCAAGCAGCTGGGCAACTCGCCCGATCCGCTCGACCTGATCGCGCAGTACGGCGCCGACGGTATGCGCGTGGCGATGCTGCTTTCGTCGTCGGCCGGCAACGACGTGATGTTCGACGAGGCACTGTGCGAGCAGGGCCGCAATTTCGGCAACAAGATATGGAACGCCTACCGGCTCGTCAACGGCTGGACGGTGGACGGGACGCTCGCCCAGAGCGACAACGACCGCCTGGCGGGCGAATGGTTTCGCCAGACGTTGCGCCGCGCCGTGGCGGAGTTGGACGGGGATTTCGGCAGCTACCGCATTTCGGAGGCCTTCATGTTGCTCTACAAACTCTTCTGGGACGATTTCAGCGGGTGGTATCTCGAAATGATAAAGCCTGCTTACGGGGCGCCGATCGACCCGCGGACGGTCGACGAAGCCAAAGGGTTCTTCGATGCGCTGCTGCGCCTGCTGCACCCCTTCATGCCCTTCGTCACCGAGGAGATATGGCAGGATCTGGCTCCGCGTGCGGCGGGCGAATCGATCATGGTCGCACGCCAGCCGCAGGCCGACGGGCAGGCCGACGAGGCGCTGCTGGCCCGGTTCGAACTGGTCAAGGAGACTATCACTGCCGTGCGCAATATCCGCAAGCAGAAGAATCTGCCGCAGCGCGAGGCGCTGACGCTCGAAGTGATCGCCGACGCGAACTATCCGGCCGACTATGCACCCGTGCTGACGAAGATGGCCAACTTGTCGGCGATCGAACGGGTGGCGGAGAAGGATGCCGCGGCCGCGGCCTTCATCGTGAAGACCACGCAGTATTTCGTGCCGCTGGGCGATCGGATCGACCGCGAAGCCGAGATCGCCAAGTTAGGCGAAGAGCTGACCTATTACGAAGGTTTCCTGCAAAGCGTCGAGCGCAAGCTCTCGAACGAGCGTTTCGTGCAGTCGGCTCCCGCAGCGGTGGTCGAGAAGGAGCGTGCCAAGAAGGCCGACGCCGAGGCGAAGATCGCCGCGATCCGCGAACAGCTGGCGGCGTTGAACTGA
- the lon gene encoding endopeptidase La, which yields MSKRDKIELKELESLPEALDGNHRVIPIVTGEDDTVEEVAVPEILPVLTLRSSVLFPGAITPVTVGRSRSMTLVRDTNARNGMLAAVLQRDGDVEEPKAEDMYRIGTAARIMKILEMPNGNLTVILNGLEKVEIGEYVSSDPYLQARVTPLKDSTPDEKNVEFNALVDSIRDVALNIINISPNMPKEAIFAIKNIDSRRGIINFICTNLELSDEDRQSLLEAPGLLARARKLLEILIRDQQLIELKNEIQEKVKQEIDKQQRDYYLQQQMRTIQDELGDGADAELDEMREKAKQKNWPKEVAELFEKELQKLERLNPAVAEYSVQVTYLQLLLELPWNDCTKDNLDLKQAREQLDHDHFGLEEVKERLLEHLAVIKLKGDLKSPILCLYGPPGVGKTSLGKSVAAALGRKFGRIALGGLHDEAEIRGHRRTYIGAMPGRIVQTIKRCGSSNPVIILDEVDKISVSNHGDPSSALLEVLDPEQNTTFHDNYLDTEYDLSKVLFIATANNVGNINPALRDRMEMINIPGYILEDKIQIALHHLLPKQREAHGIKEQELILTPQIVEQIIAGYTRESGVRSLDKHIAKLARSRAKQIASEEAFAPELGAKEVEKILGKPKFLNEEYEVGGIVGVVTGLAWTEVGGDILYIESVLTPGKGRLSLTGNLGDVMKESATIAFEWVKAHCTELGIDPEKFEKYDLNIHVPEGAIPKDGPSAGITMVTSIVSTYTGRKVRDRIAMTGETTLRGRVTPVGGIKEKILAAKRAGITTLLLSEENRKDIEEIKPDYIKGLTFHYVRTNDDVLQLALEPQAQQ from the coding sequence ATGAGTAAAAGAGATAAAATCGAACTGAAAGAACTGGAATCGCTGCCCGAAGCGCTCGACGGCAACCACCGCGTCATCCCCATCGTCACCGGCGAGGACGACACGGTCGAAGAGGTCGCCGTCCCCGAAATACTTCCCGTGCTGACGCTGCGCAGCTCGGTGCTGTTTCCGGGCGCCATCACCCCCGTCACGGTGGGCCGCTCGCGGAGCATGACGCTCGTGCGCGACACCAACGCCCGCAACGGGATGCTGGCCGCCGTCCTGCAACGCGACGGCGACGTGGAAGAGCCCAAGGCGGAGGACATGTACCGCATCGGTACGGCCGCCCGCATCATGAAGATATTGGAGATGCCCAACGGCAACCTCACGGTCATTCTCAACGGGTTGGAGAAGGTCGAGATCGGCGAATACGTCTCGTCCGACCCCTATCTGCAAGCCAGGGTGACCCCGTTGAAGGATTCGACGCCCGACGAGAAGAACGTCGAGTTCAACGCACTTGTGGATTCGATCCGCGACGTGGCGCTCAATATCATCAACATCTCGCCCAACATGCCCAAGGAGGCGATTTTCGCCATCAAGAACATCGACTCGCGGCGAGGTATCATCAACTTCATCTGCACCAACCTCGAACTGTCGGACGAAGACCGGCAGTCGCTGCTCGAAGCGCCGGGGCTGCTGGCGCGCGCGCGCAAACTGCTCGAAATCCTGATCCGCGACCAACAGCTCATCGAGTTGAAGAACGAGATCCAGGAGAAGGTCAAGCAGGAGATCGACAAGCAGCAGCGCGACTACTACCTCCAGCAGCAGATGCGCACCATCCAGGACGAACTGGGCGACGGCGCCGACGCCGAACTGGACGAGATGCGCGAAAAGGCCAAGCAGAAGAACTGGCCCAAGGAGGTGGCCGAACTCTTCGAGAAGGAGTTGCAGAAACTCGAACGGCTCAACCCCGCCGTAGCCGAATATTCGGTGCAGGTAACCTACCTGCAACTGTTGCTCGAACTGCCGTGGAACGACTGTACGAAGGACAATCTCGACCTCAAACAGGCGCGCGAGCAGCTCGACCACGACCATTTCGGCCTCGAAGAGGTCAAGGAGCGGTTGCTGGAACACCTGGCGGTCATCAAGTTGAAGGGCGACCTCAAATCGCCGATTCTCTGTCTCTACGGCCCTCCGGGCGTAGGCAAGACCTCGCTGGGCAAATCGGTCGCAGCGGCGCTGGGGCGTAAGTTCGGCCGCATTGCACTGGGCGGCCTGCACGACGAAGCGGAGATTCGCGGCCACCGCCGCACCTACATCGGGGCGATGCCGGGCCGGATCGTACAGACGATCAAGCGGTGCGGCTCGTCGAACCCGGTCATCATCCTCGACGAGGTGGACAAGATCAGCGTGTCGAACCACGGCGATCCGTCGAGCGCACTGCTCGAAGTACTCGATCCCGAACAGAACACCACGTTCCACGACAACTACCTCGATACGGAGTACGACCTCTCGAAGGTGCTCTTCATCGCCACGGCCAACAACGTCGGCAATATCAATCCGGCGCTGCGCGACCGCATGGAGATGATCAACATCCCGGGCTACATCCTCGAAGACAAGATCCAGATCGCCCTGCATCACCTGCTGCCCAAACAGCGCGAGGCGCACGGCATCAAGGAGCAGGAGCTGATCCTCACGCCGCAGATCGTCGAACAGATCATCGCCGGCTACACCCGCGAATCGGGCGTGCGGTCGCTCGACAAGCACATCGCCAAGCTGGCGCGTTCGCGGGCCAAGCAGATCGCCTCGGAGGAGGCTTTCGCACCCGAACTCGGCGCGAAAGAGGTCGAAAAGATCCTCGGCAAACCCAAATTCCTCAACGAGGAGTACGAGGTGGGCGGCATCGTCGGCGTGGTGACGGGCCTCGCCTGGACGGAAGTGGGCGGCGACATCCTCTACATCGAGTCGGTGCTCACGCCCGGCAAGGGCCGCCTGAGCCTCACGGGCAATCTGGGCGACGTGATGAAGGAGTCGGCCACGATCGCCTTCGAATGGGTCAAGGCACATTGTACGGAACTGGGTATCGATCCCGAGAAATTCGAGAAGTACGACCTCAACATCCACGTGCCCGAAGGCGCCATTCCGAAAGACGGCCCGTCGGCCGGCATCACGATGGTCACGTCGATCGTCTCGACCTACACGGGCCGCAAGGTCCGCGACCGCATCGCCATGACGGGCGAAACGACGCTGCGCGGCCGCGTAACCCCCGTGGGCGGCATCAAGGAGAAGATACTGGCCGCCAAGCGCGCCGGCATCACGACGCTGCTGCTGTCGGAGGAGAACCGCAAGGACATCGAGGAGATCAAGCCCGACTACATCAAGGGGCTGACGTTCCACTACGTCCGCACCAACGACGACGTACTGCAACTGGCGCTCGAACCGCAGGCGCAACAATAA
- the kdsB gene encoding 3-deoxy-manno-octulosonate cytidylyltransferase has protein sequence MKFLAVIPARYASTRFPGKPLARLGGEPVIRHVWKQVTQVFADAAVATDDPRIYDAVEAFGGRAVMTSPDHRSGTDRCREAVDKLGGDPDVIVNVQGDEPFIAPSQLQAIARCFDDPSTDIATLVKPFTEADGLDALENPNSPKVVLGSAGQALYFSRSVIPYLRGVPREEWLARHTFYKHIGMYAFRRETLYKVTALPQSALERAESLEQLRWLENGFRIRAGISDVETIGIDTPEDLAKAEEFLKLKMKN, from the coding sequence CTGAAATTTCTGGCCGTCATTCCGGCCCGTTACGCTTCGACACGGTTTCCGGGCAAACCGCTGGCACGGCTCGGCGGCGAACCGGTCATCCGGCACGTCTGGAAGCAGGTGACGCAGGTGTTCGCCGACGCAGCCGTCGCCACCGACGATCCGCGCATCTACGATGCGGTGGAGGCCTTTGGCGGCCGTGCCGTCATGACCTCGCCCGATCATCGCAGCGGCACCGACCGCTGTCGGGAAGCCGTCGACAAACTGGGCGGCGACCCCGACGTCATCGTCAACGTACAGGGCGACGAACCCTTCATCGCCCCCTCGCAGTTGCAGGCGATCGCCCGCTGCTTCGACGATCCGTCGACCGACATCGCCACGCTCGTCAAACCCTTCACCGAGGCCGACGGACTCGACGCACTGGAAAATCCCAATTCGCCGAAAGTCGTGCTCGGCAGCGCGGGCCAGGCACTCTATTTCTCACGCTCGGTGATCCCCTACCTGCGGGGCGTGCCGCGCGAGGAGTGGCTCGCACGCCATACCTTCTACAAACATATCGGCATGTACGCCTTCCGCCGCGAGACGTTGTACAAGGTGACCGCCCTGCCCCAGTCGGCACTCGAACGGGCCGAATCGCTCGAACAGTTGCGGTGGCTGGAAAACGGGTTCCGCATCCGTGCAGGTATCTCCGACGTCGAGACGATCGGCATCGACACGCCGGAGGATTTGGCGAAGGCGGAAGAATTCTTAAAATTAAAAATGAAAAACTAA
- the kdsA gene encoding 3-deoxy-8-phosphooctulonate synthase, which translates to MNTTFIAGPCVIESAELLDTVAARLTEINRRLGVQIIFKASFDKANRTSIRSYRGVGMEKGLQMLADVRSKWGLRLLTDIHESWQAAPVGEVVDVIQIPAFLCRQTDLLVAAAKTGRTVNIKKAQFLSGEDMRYPYEKACDAGAADVWLTERGNSFGYNNLVVDFRNIPDMLRIAPTVVMDCTHSVQRPGAAGGKTGGNREFVPAMALAAKAFGANGYFFEVHPDPDHALSDGPNMLNLNDLEGVVKSLL; encoded by the coding sequence ATGAATACCACATTCATCGCGGGGCCGTGCGTGATCGAATCGGCCGAACTTCTCGATACGGTGGCGGCCCGACTGACGGAGATCAACCGCAGACTGGGCGTGCAGATCATCTTCAAAGCGTCGTTCGACAAGGCCAATCGCACGTCGATCCGCTCCTATCGGGGCGTCGGCATGGAGAAGGGATTGCAGATGCTCGCCGACGTGCGGTCGAAATGGGGTCTGCGGCTGCTCACGGACATCCACGAATCATGGCAGGCGGCGCCCGTAGGCGAGGTGGTCGACGTGATTCAGATTCCGGCCTTCCTCTGCCGCCAGACCGACCTTCTGGTCGCCGCAGCGAAGACGGGGCGCACGGTCAACATCAAGAAGGCGCAGTTCCTCTCGGGCGAAGACATGCGCTACCCCTATGAAAAGGCTTGCGACGCCGGTGCGGCCGACGTGTGGCTCACCGAACGCGGCAATTCGTTCGGCTACAACAATCTGGTGGTCGACTTCCGCAACATCCCCGACATGCTGCGCATCGCGCCGACAGTGGTCATGGACTGCACGCACTCGGTGCAGCGTCCGGGCGCCGCAGGCGGCAAAACGGGCGGCAACCGCGAATTCGTGCCGGCAATGGCGCTCGCGGCCAAGGCATTCGGTGCCAACGGCTACTTCTTCGAAGTACACCCCGATCCCGACCACGCGCTGAGCGACGGACCCAACATGTTAAACCTCAACGACCTCGAAGGGGTCGTCAAATCCCTACTCTAA
- a CDS encoding KpsF/GutQ family sugar-phosphate isomerase, translated as MEQSKQNEILTVAREAIRTEADALEKMERSLDEHFVEAIEMILQSRGKLIITGMGKSGLIGRKMAATFASTGTPSFYLHPGEAFHGDLGMISKEDIVLAISYSGETDEVLKIVPFIHNNGNRLISMTGNPASTLAIHSDIHLDVSVDHEACILHLAPTTSTTAQIAMGDAMAVALMKMRNFSSNDFARLHPGGSLGRRLLATVGDVMRSDNLPVVGPDCTAKDMIHTISRCGLGLIVVCEGDRIEGIVTDGDIRRAMERSGADFINLRAADILTRNPKRIHPEEKLIEAEKMMTRHKITSLLVTDRDERLAGVIQIYDIKL; from the coding sequence ATGGAGCAGTCCAAACAAAACGAAATCCTGACGGTAGCCCGCGAGGCGATCCGTACCGAAGCCGACGCGCTCGAAAAAATGGAACGGTCGCTCGACGAGCACTTCGTCGAGGCCATCGAGATGATCCTCCAAAGCCGCGGCAAACTCATCATCACCGGCATGGGCAAGTCGGGGCTGATCGGCCGCAAGATGGCCGCCACCTTCGCATCGACGGGCACGCCGAGCTTCTACCTCCATCCGGGCGAAGCGTTCCACGGCGATCTGGGCATGATCTCGAAAGAGGACATCGTGCTGGCGATCTCCTACTCGGGTGAAACGGACGAGGTACTCAAAATCGTCCCCTTCATCCACAACAACGGCAACCGGCTGATCTCGATGACGGGCAATCCGGCCTCCACGCTCGCCATCCATTCGGACATCCACCTCGACGTCTCGGTCGACCACGAAGCCTGCATCCTGCACCTCGCGCCCACGACCTCGACCACGGCGCAGATCGCCATGGGCGACGCGATGGCCGTCGCCCTGATGAAGATGCGCAACTTTTCGAGCAACGACTTCGCACGGCTCCACCCGGGCGGCAGTCTGGGACGCCGGCTGCTGGCTACGGTCGGCGACGTCATGCGCAGCGACAACCTGCCCGTCGTCGGCCCCGACTGCACGGCCAAGGATATGATCCACACGATCAGCCGTTGCGGACTGGGACTGATCGTCGTCTGCGAAGGCGACCGCATCGAAGGCATCGTCACCGACGGCGACATCCGCCGCGCCATGGAGCGTTCGGGAGCCGATTTCATCAACCTGCGTGCCGCCGACATCCTGACGCGCAACCCCAAACGCATCCACCCCGAAGAGAAACTCATCGAGGCGGAGAAGATGATGACCCGCCACAAGATCACTTCGCTGCTGGTCACCGACCGCGACGAACGCCTGGCAGGTGTCATCCAGATCTACGACATCAAGCTCTGA
- a CDS encoding class I fructose-bisphosphate aldolase, translated as MNKTVELLGDKAEYLLSHTCKTIDKSTLHLPSPHTVEEVWAASDRNIPTLNSLQRLLGHGRLGGTGYVSILPVDQGIEHTAGASFAPNPIYFDPENIVRLAIEGGCNGVASTLGVLGAVARRYAHKIPFVVKINHNELLTYPNSYDQVLFGSVEQAWEMGAVAVGATIYFGSAESRRQLTEIAAAFERAHDLGMATILWCYLRNNAFKKDGVDYHNAADLTGQADHLGATIGADIVKQKLPTCNGGFRAIGFGKTDDKMYTELASDHPIDLCRYQVANSYMGRVGLINSGGESHGASDLADAVATAVINKRAGGMGLISGRKAFQRPMNEGIELLHAIQDVYLDPSITIA; from the coding sequence ATGAACAAGACCGTCGAATTGTTGGGCGACAAGGCCGAATACCTGCTCTCCCACACCTGCAAAACCATTGACAAAAGTACGTTGCACCTTCCCTCCCCGCATACCGTCGAGGAGGTATGGGCAGCCTCCGACCGCAATATCCCGACGTTGAACAGCCTGCAACGTCTGCTGGGACACGGCCGGCTGGGCGGCACGGGCTACGTTTCGATCCTGCCCGTCGACCAGGGCATCGAACACACCGCCGGCGCGTCGTTCGCCCCCAATCCGATCTACTTCGATCCCGAAAATATCGTCCGGCTGGCGATCGAAGGCGGCTGCAACGGCGTAGCCTCGACGCTGGGCGTGCTGGGAGCCGTCGCCCGCCGCTATGCCCACAAGATTCCGTTCGTCGTAAAAATCAACCACAACGAACTGTTGACCTACCCCAACAGTTACGATCAGGTATTGTTCGGTTCGGTCGAACAGGCGTGGGAAATGGGTGCCGTCGCCGTGGGCGCCACGATCTATTTCGGATCGGCCGAAAGCCGCCGTCAGCTCACGGAGATCGCGGCCGCCTTCGAACGTGCCCACGACCTGGGCATGGCGACCATCCTGTGGTGCTATCTGCGCAACAACGCCTTCAAGAAGGACGGTGTCGACTACCACAACGCCGCCGACCTGACGGGACAGGCCGACCACTTGGGCGCGACGATCGGCGCCGATATCGTCAAGCAGAAGCTCCCGACCTGCAACGGCGGGTTCCGGGCCATCGGCTTCGGCAAGACCGACGACAAGATGTACACCGAACTCGCGTCCGACCATCCGATCGACCTGTGCCGCTATCAGGTGGCCAACAGCTACATGGGACGTGTCGGCCTGATAAATTCCGGCGGCGAGTCGCACGGCGCCTCCGACCTGGCCGACGCCGTCGCAACGGCCGTCATCAACAAGCGGGCCGGCGGCATGGGCCTCATCAGCGGCCGCAAGGCGTTCCAAAGGCCGATGAACGAGGGCATCGAACTGCTCCATGCCATCCAAGACGTCTATCTCGATCCTTCAATCACCATCGCATAA